One Actinoplanes missouriensis 431 DNA segment encodes these proteins:
- a CDS encoding methyl-accepting chemotaxis protein, which yields MLSNTPVWAKLTGLVTAGLCAVGTCVGVTLYTNHVASDTSDRLANLNTASALVLRLDRIASDLKVNGLQAITRDDPETQAALLDAQLKQAGTLLDQLDGVALPSELDAAVTRIRTAYTDYSDVVARYVAGAEADQASARLAWEQIDVDNYLTSAVLANERALFASTIAQAEADAATSRDRAQLILLGTALAAAILLCVLARIIVTSITRPLQRVRTALGAMAGGDLTVTADVTSGDEVGQMARALDEAQANMRTVVAQAAASARTLATAAEEMTSTAGAIADTARGSSEQARDVSGTAAVVSANVGAVAAGAQEMAESIREISQSTAQAAQVANQAVAVARSTSAHIDKLGTSSAEIASVVQAITSIAEQTNLLALNATIEAARAGDAGKGFAVVASEVKDLSQETARATEDITRRVAAIQADTAGAVEAISQITAVIEQINDHQATIAAAVEEQTATTAEMNRSITAVADGAGDIAGGVAGLASASESTTAGMTQSRQAIGELSTMANELQTLVARFRV from the coding sequence ATGCTGAGCAACACTCCCGTCTGGGCGAAGCTCACCGGGCTGGTCACGGCCGGCCTGTGTGCCGTCGGCACCTGCGTCGGCGTCACGCTCTACACCAACCACGTCGCCTCGGACACCTCGGACCGGCTGGCGAACCTGAACACCGCCAGCGCCCTGGTGCTGCGCCTGGACCGGATCGCCAGCGATCTGAAGGTCAACGGCCTGCAGGCGATCACCCGGGACGACCCGGAGACGCAGGCCGCGCTGCTGGACGCCCAGCTCAAGCAGGCGGGCACGCTGCTCGACCAGCTCGACGGCGTCGCCCTGCCCAGTGAGCTGGACGCCGCCGTCACCCGGATCCGCACCGCCTACACCGACTACAGCGACGTCGTCGCACGCTACGTCGCCGGCGCCGAGGCCGACCAGGCGTCGGCCCGGCTGGCCTGGGAGCAGATCGACGTCGACAACTACCTGACCAGTGCGGTGCTCGCCAACGAGCGCGCGCTGTTCGCGTCCACGATCGCGCAGGCCGAGGCGGACGCGGCGACCAGCCGGGACCGGGCGCAACTGATCCTGCTCGGCACCGCTCTGGCCGCCGCGATCCTGCTCTGCGTGCTGGCCCGGATCATCGTCACCTCGATCACCCGGCCGTTGCAGCGGGTCCGCACGGCGCTCGGCGCGATGGCCGGCGGCGACCTCACGGTCACCGCCGACGTGACGTCCGGCGACGAGGTGGGACAGATGGCGCGGGCGCTGGACGAGGCGCAGGCCAACATGCGTACCGTGGTGGCGCAGGCCGCCGCCTCCGCACGCACCCTGGCCACCGCCGCCGAGGAGATGACGTCCACGGCCGGCGCGATCGCCGACACCGCCCGCGGCTCCTCCGAGCAGGCCCGCGACGTGTCCGGCACGGCGGCCGTGGTCTCGGCGAACGTGGGAGCGGTCGCGGCCGGCGCGCAGGAGATGGCCGAGTCGATCCGGGAGATCTCGCAGAGCACCGCGCAGGCCGCGCAGGTCGCCAACCAGGCGGTCGCGGTGGCCCGGTCCACCAGCGCGCACATCGACAAGCTGGGCACCTCGTCGGCGGAGATCGCCAGCGTGGTCCAGGCGATCACCAGCATCGCCGAGCAGACGAACCTGCTGGCGCTGAACGCGACGATCGAGGCGGCCCGCGCCGGTGACGCCGGCAAGGGGTTCGCGGTGGTCGCGAGCGAGGTCAAGGACCTCTCCCAGGAGACCGCGCGGGCCACCGAGGACATCACCCGCCGGGTCGCCGCGATCCAGGCGGACACGGCCGGCGCGGTGGAGGCGATCAGCCAGATCACCGCGGTGATCGAGCAGATCAACGATCACCAGGCGACGATCGCGGCCGCCGTGGAGGAACAGACCGCCACGACGGCCGAGATGAACCGCAGCATCACCGCGGTGGCCGACGGCGCCGGTGACATCGCCGGCGGTGTGGCCGGGCTGGCGTCCGCGTCGGAGAGCACGACCGCGGGCATGACCCAGTCGCGTCAGGCGATCGGCGAGCTCAGCACGATGGCGAACGAGCTGCAGACGCTCGTCGCGCGGTTCAGAGTTTAG
- a CDS encoding calcium-binding protein: MPRHIRAGLGLTLLTTLTTGAFAVPAFAASTGVVTVVESTVVRYKAAKGKQNAVVVTRSGRTITVDDRVAITAGKGCKKVKGDKTKVRCTTKKAPTRVRVYTYDRNDTIVNRTGLGSTLDGGTGNDKVTGGPRADILRGDRGADQLWGLGGNDRLEGGNDADKLYGGDGKDWIEDGYGNDLVRGGNGDDYVFSGSGNDRFHGDAGTDWFALNEPIKGSYPTDNDYVSGGSGGDTVHYWYQSPVTVDLDGATGDDGMKGERDTIAADVEGLVGGAGNDRLTGSNGDNSLEGAAGKDVIHGLGGRDRIDGQQGADTMYGGAGPDYLIGDDSVDGNAADLLDGGADDDACDLFPKDTAVNCETKL, encoded by the coding sequence GTGCCACGCCACATCCGGGCCGGTCTCGGCCTGACCCTGCTCACCACGCTCACCACCGGCGCCTTCGCCGTGCCCGCCTTCGCCGCCTCCACCGGCGTGGTCACGGTCGTGGAATCGACGGTGGTGCGCTACAAGGCGGCCAAGGGCAAGCAGAACGCGGTCGTCGTCACCCGGTCCGGCAGGACGATCACGGTCGACGACCGGGTGGCGATCACCGCCGGCAAGGGCTGCAAGAAGGTCAAGGGCGACAAGACCAAGGTCAGGTGTACGACGAAGAAGGCGCCCACCCGGGTGCGGGTCTACACCTACGACCGCAACGACACGATCGTGAACCGGACCGGTCTCGGATCGACGCTCGACGGCGGCACCGGCAACGACAAGGTCACCGGTGGCCCGCGGGCGGACATCCTGCGCGGCGACCGCGGCGCGGACCAGCTCTGGGGCCTCGGCGGCAACGACCGGCTCGAGGGCGGCAACGACGCCGACAAGCTGTACGGCGGGGACGGCAAGGACTGGATCGAGGACGGTTACGGCAACGACCTGGTCCGCGGTGGCAACGGTGACGACTACGTCTTCAGCGGCAGCGGCAACGACCGGTTCCACGGTGACGCCGGCACCGACTGGTTCGCGCTGAACGAGCCGATCAAGGGCAGTTACCCGACCGACAACGACTACGTCTCCGGCGGCAGCGGCGGCGACACCGTGCACTACTGGTACCAGTCGCCGGTGACCGTGGACCTGGACGGCGCGACCGGCGACGACGGGATGAAGGGCGAGCGCGACACGATCGCCGCCGACGTCGAGGGTCTGGTCGGCGGCGCCGGCAACGACCGGCTGACCGGCAGCAACGGCGACAACTCGCTGGAGGGCGCGGCGGGTAAGGACGTCATCCACGGCCTCGGCGGCCGGGACCGGATCGACGGGCAGCAGGGCGCCGACACGATGTACGGCGGCGCCGGCCCGGACTACCTGATCGGCGACGACTCGGTGGACGGCAACGCCGCCGACCTGCTGGACGGCGGCGCTGACGACGACGCGTGCGACCTGTTCCCGAAGGACACCGCGGTCAACTGCGAGACTAAACTCTGA
- a CDS encoding NPCBM/NEW2 domain-containing protein, producing the protein MPDRGLGQARHAAPAPDDASVAASASTWMQVVFGGISTSVAIAALVIAYFAWIRPHSPDGPPEPPATAVTTPALADATTAATTPTTTTTTAAAGQVGLTTLDPEIGGDKIRVTGGNLAMPCASGQSNDRQRSVQYDLAARYTAFTARIAVTKAPDGDSQLQMKIFADDRQATVHTLVDGESETAHVPLDGVSRMRIELTCQSRLSELTITEPRLDKRGTTR; encoded by the coding sequence ATGCCCGATCGGGGACTCGGCCAGGCCCGGCACGCCGCTCCGGCGCCGGACGACGCCTCCGTGGCGGCGTCGGCCTCCACCTGGATGCAGGTGGTGTTCGGCGGGATCAGCACGAGCGTCGCGATCGCCGCCCTGGTGATCGCCTACTTCGCCTGGATCCGGCCGCATTCCCCGGACGGGCCGCCCGAGCCACCGGCTACCGCCGTCACCACCCCGGCTCTGGCTGATGCCACCACGGCGGCCACCACCCCGACGACCACCACCACCACGGCCGCCGCCGGACAGGTCGGCCTCACCACGCTCGACCCGGAGATCGGCGGCGACAAGATCCGGGTCACCGGCGGGAATCTGGCGATGCCCTGCGCCAGCGGCCAGTCGAACGACAGGCAGCGTTCCGTCCAGTACGACCTGGCCGCCCGATACACGGCGTTCACCGCGAGAATCGCCGTCACGAAAGCACCGGACGGCGATTCGCAACTCCAGATGAAGATTTTCGCCGACGATCGTCAGGCCACCGTGCACACATTGGTCGACGGCGAATCCGAAACCGCCCACGTGCCGCTCGACGGAGTTAGCAGAATGCGCATCGAATTGACCTGCCAGTCCCGGCTCAGCGAATTGACGATCACGGAACCCCGGCTGGACAAAAGGGGGACGACCCGGTGA
- a CDS encoding putative quinol monooxygenase, protein MFIAIVDFATAAGDRAAALAQLDREGEQVRAMPGNVAFRVYAARDDRNHVTLVHEWADEESFAGYQRSESFARSGAVLRPLMSEPPVSRRFRAELVETVG, encoded by the coding sequence ATGTTCATCGCCATCGTCGATTTCGCCACCGCGGCCGGTGACCGGGCGGCCGCGCTCGCCCAGCTCGACCGGGAGGGCGAGCAGGTCCGGGCCATGCCGGGCAATGTCGCGTTCCGGGTCTACGCCGCCCGGGACGACCGGAACCACGTGACCCTGGTGCACGAGTGGGCGGACGAGGAGTCGTTCGCCGGCTATCAGCGATCGGAGTCGTTCGCCCGGTCGGGGGCGGTGCTGCGGCCCCTGATGAGTGAGCCGCCGGTCAGCCGGAGGTTCCGGGCGGAGCTGGTGGAGACGGTCGGCTGA
- a CDS encoding AraC family transcriptional regulator, with protein MTPVAYSFVRTFPREPARELCVDRHYLLCASAGALRLEAGGQSWLLPPARAALIEAGRAIRVSIPQPVTTASVLFDPAITPSPPAALTVFDLSPLARALLAECSEIKDPSQGYGVTLFTTLAAVTWRLAERPSPVVVPAGSSPELRRALLLTEERLGEQVRFEQIAELVGLAPRSLARRFADETRMTWRDVLRRMRVLRAIEELAAGDTPITRIAFAVGYTSLSAFNAAFRRLTGRTPTEYRSSFRP; from the coding sequence ATGACACCGGTGGCGTACAGCTTCGTCCGCACGTTCCCGCGTGAACCCGCCCGCGAGCTGTGCGTGGACCGGCACTACCTGCTCTGCGCCTCGGCGGGGGCGTTGCGGCTCGAGGCCGGCGGGCAGTCGTGGCTGCTGCCGCCGGCCCGGGCCGCGCTGATCGAGGCGGGCCGGGCGATCCGGGTGAGCATTCCGCAGCCGGTCACCACCGCGTCGGTCCTCTTCGATCCCGCGATCACGCCGAGTCCACCGGCGGCGCTGACGGTGTTCGACCTCAGCCCGCTCGCCCGCGCTCTGCTCGCCGAGTGCTCCGAGATCAAAGACCCTTCCCAGGGGTACGGGGTAACCCTGTTCACCACCCTCGCCGCCGTCACGTGGCGGCTGGCCGAGCGGCCCAGCCCGGTCGTCGTGCCGGCCGGTTCGTCCCCGGAGCTGCGGCGCGCCCTGCTCCTGACCGAGGAGCGCCTCGGTGAGCAGGTCCGATTCGAGCAGATCGCGGAGCTGGTCGGGCTGGCGCCCCGGTCGCTGGCCCGGCGCTTCGCCGACGAGACCCGGATGACGTGGCGGGACGTGCTGCGCCGGATGCGGGTGCTGCGGGCGATCGAGGAGCTGGCGGCCGGCGACACCCCGATCACCCGGATCGCCTTCGCCGTCGGGTACACCTCGCTGTCGGCGTTCAACGCGGCGTTCCGCCGGCTCACCGGCCGTACCCCGACCGAGTACCGGTCCAGCTTCCGCCCGTGA
- the chvE gene encoding multiple monosaccharide ABC transporter substrate-binding protein, with product MFTRWAALGTAVALLAATAGCGSSDDAAAAAAPAKGTIGLAMPTKASSRWIADGDNMVKQFQLLGYGTDMQYADDDVDVQVKQIDEMIGAKVSALVVGAIDGTALKSVLGKAARADIPVIAYDRLIRDSGDVDYYATFDNFKVGVEQGTAIVDALKLTSTKKTFNLELFAGSPDDNNATFFFNGAMSVLTPYIKKGVLKVRSGETKFAEVATMRWDGAVAQKRMAALLAKNSDVDAVLSPYDGISRGILAAFAEAKADLPVITGQDAELESVKLIASGEQTETVYKDTRELAKVAVQMTDALLSDEKPMVNDTEQYDNGVKTVPTFLLQPVNVDKSNYQRVLVDGGYYTAAQIGA from the coding sequence GTGTTCACACGGTGGGCGGCATTGGGCACGGCAGTGGCCCTGTTGGCCGCGACGGCCGGCTGCGGCAGCAGCGATGACGCGGCGGCGGCTGCGGCCCCGGCGAAGGGCACGATCGGGCTCGCCATGCCGACCAAGGCCTCGTCGCGCTGGATCGCGGACGGCGACAACATGGTCAAGCAGTTCCAGCTGCTCGGCTACGGCACCGACATGCAGTACGCCGACGACGACGTGGACGTGCAGGTCAAGCAGATCGACGAGATGATCGGCGCGAAGGTGAGCGCTCTGGTCGTCGGGGCGATCGACGGCACCGCGCTGAAGAGCGTGCTCGGCAAGGCGGCCCGCGCGGACATCCCGGTGATCGCCTATGACCGGCTGATCCGGGACAGCGGCGACGTCGACTACTACGCCACGTTCGACAACTTCAAGGTGGGCGTCGAGCAGGGCACCGCGATCGTGGACGCCCTGAAGCTCACGTCGACGAAGAAGACCTTCAACCTGGAGCTGTTCGCCGGCTCACCGGACGACAACAACGCGACCTTCTTCTTCAACGGGGCGATGAGCGTGCTCACCCCGTACATCAAGAAGGGTGTTCTGAAGGTCCGCAGCGGCGAGACGAAGTTCGCCGAGGTCGCGACGATGCGCTGGGACGGGGCGGTCGCGCAGAAGCGGATGGCCGCACTGCTGGCGAAGAACAGCGACGTCGACGCCGTGCTCTCCCCCTACGACGGGATCAGCCGGGGCATCCTGGCCGCGTTCGCCGAGGCCAAGGCCGACCTGCCGGTGATCACCGGGCAGGACGCCGAGCTCGAGTCGGTGAAGCTGATCGCGAGCGGCGAGCAGACCGAGACCGTCTACAAGGACACCCGCGAACTCGCCAAGGTCGCCGTGCAGATGACCGACGCGCTGCTCAGCGACGAGAAGCCGATGGTCAACGACACCGAACAGTACGACAACGGCGTCAAGACCGTGCCCACGTTCCTGCTGCAGCCGGTGAACGTCGACAAGTCCAACTACCAGCGCGTCCTCGTCGACGGCGGCTACTACACCGCCGCCCAGATCGGAGCATGA
- a CDS encoding RDD family protein, whose product MNESPVPGNDPYSQAPASARWPSYGGQAHAAVQPWSPPAHPAQYTTPAISMPLVSPGGRLAAVLLDVVLVVVTLWIGWFAWSMVTWSQGQSPGKKLLGFVVVDAATGEPFDWPRMALRELGIKGLLGTVLSMCTLGVYFWVDALMILGAGTRTLHDRMATSVVRHV is encoded by the coding sequence ATGAACGAATCACCCGTACCCGGAAACGATCCGTATTCGCAGGCGCCCGCCTCGGCGCGATGGCCCTCCTACGGCGGCCAGGCCCACGCGGCCGTGCAGCCCTGGTCCCCGCCGGCCCACCCGGCGCAGTACACCACCCCCGCGATCAGCATGCCGCTCGTCTCCCCCGGCGGACGGCTCGCCGCGGTCCTGCTCGACGTCGTGCTGGTCGTGGTCACCCTCTGGATCGGCTGGTTCGCCTGGTCGATGGTGACCTGGTCGCAGGGGCAGTCCCCGGGCAAGAAGCTGCTCGGCTTCGTGGTCGTCGACGCGGCGACCGGCGAGCCCTTCGACTGGCCCCGGATGGCGCTGCGCGAACTCGGCATCAAGGGCCTGCTCGGCACGGTGCTGAGCATGTGCACGCTCGGCGTGTACTTCTGGGTCGACGCCCTGATGATCCTCGGCGCCGGCACCCGGACCCTGCACGACCGGATGGCCACCTCGGTCGTGCGGCACGTCTAG
- a CDS encoding GntR family transcriptional regulator — MTVDAVRGGVPEHGRVPKYYTVKTQLQNLLAELGEGALLPAERDLAAAYGVARSTLRQAISELTMEGRLRAHRGRGTFVASPKLIQPLSLSSYTEALREMGHVPSRRLITEERLPAGSLAGDLAIDPADEVLHLERVLLADDEPLGLESTYLPAGRFGDLMDGWDATGSLYRHVADRYQVRYAQATERIETVLASPREAQLLNTNPAQPMLLMQRVSADQDGVPIERVRSLYRGDRIGFVTRLTG, encoded by the coding sequence GTGACGGTCGATGCGGTTCGCGGCGGGGTGCCCGAGCACGGCAGGGTGCCCAAGTACTACACGGTGAAGACCCAGCTCCAGAATTTGCTGGCCGAACTAGGCGAGGGCGCGCTGCTGCCGGCCGAGCGGGACCTGGCGGCGGCGTACGGGGTGGCCCGCTCCACCCTGCGCCAGGCGATCTCGGAGCTCACCATGGAGGGGCGGCTGCGCGCCCATCGCGGCCGGGGCACCTTCGTCGCCTCACCCAAGCTGATCCAGCCGCTGAGCCTGTCCAGCTACACCGAGGCGCTGCGCGAGATGGGCCACGTGCCCAGCCGGCGCCTGATCACCGAGGAGCGCCTCCCGGCCGGCTCGCTCGCCGGCGACCTGGCGATCGACCCGGCCGACGAGGTGCTGCACCTGGAACGGGTGCTGCTCGCCGACGACGAGCCGCTCGGCCTGGAGAGCACCTATCTGCCGGCCGGCCGGTTCGGCGACCTGATGGACGGCTGGGATGCGACCGGTTCGCTCTACCGGCACGTCGCGGACCGCTACCAGGTCCGGTACGCACAGGCCACCGAACGCATCGAGACGGTCCTGGCAAGCCCTCGCGAGGCCCAGTTGCTGAACACCAACCCGGCCCAGCCGATGCTGCTCATGCAGCGCGTCTCCGCTGATCAGGACGGTGTTCCGATCGAGCGGGTGCGCTCGCTCTACCGCGGCGACCGGATCGGTTTCGTCACCCGGCTGACGGGCTGA
- a CDS encoding DUF5995 family protein, whose product MQVEASAERLRECRRRIEASVPEVVNGWTPAEQAMADACRTPPEDIAGVVERLKLLQTILDTLPPSPAKNRVGQFNALYLTITERVAAHLLGSEVHDKKWLEVLDVEFARLYFTALSSWGVPGKDTPDAWEVLFRRAHTDTISTLEAAVLGVNAHINHDLSLALIETWKKMGYPGDGPQHPDYLLVNKIFYEEIPPLRRRFATAWQMEIDKCVGELDDWSQRVLVRTTRAMAWEQAERLWELQDDDDDYRRACMVMDRVAAIAGETLLRGTGIVRVLWLTVRATAAGVWHRLRGRRTPRQLEAARR is encoded by the coding sequence GTGCAAGTTGAGGCCAGCGCTGAGCGGCTGCGCGAGTGCCGCCGGCGCATCGAGGCCTCCGTTCCGGAAGTGGTCAACGGGTGGACGCCCGCGGAGCAGGCCATGGCGGACGCCTGCCGGACGCCGCCGGAGGACATCGCCGGTGTGGTGGAGCGGCTCAAGCTGCTGCAGACGATTCTCGACACGTTGCCGCCGAGCCCGGCGAAGAACCGGGTGGGGCAGTTCAACGCGCTGTACCTGACCATCACCGAGCGGGTCGCCGCGCACCTGCTCGGCAGCGAGGTGCACGACAAGAAGTGGCTCGAGGTGCTCGACGTCGAGTTCGCCCGGCTCTACTTCACCGCGCTCTCCTCCTGGGGCGTGCCGGGCAAGGACACCCCGGACGCGTGGGAGGTGCTGTTCCGGCGTGCCCACACCGACACGATCAGCACCCTCGAAGCGGCGGTGCTCGGTGTCAACGCGCACATCAACCACGATCTGTCGCTGGCGCTGATCGAGACGTGGAAGAAGATGGGCTACCCGGGCGACGGGCCGCAGCACCCCGACTACCTGCTGGTCAACAAGATCTTCTACGAGGAGATCCCGCCGCTGCGCCGCCGGTTCGCCACCGCCTGGCAGATGGAGATCGACAAGTGCGTCGGCGAGCTCGACGACTGGAGTCAGCGGGTCCTGGTCCGTACCACCCGGGCGATGGCGTGGGAGCAGGCCGAGCGGCTCTGGGAGCTGCAGGACGACGATGACGACTACCGGCGGGCCTGCATGGTGATGGACCGGGTCGCGGCGATCGCGGGGGAGACCCTTCTGCGGGGTACGGGCATCGTCCGCGTCCTGTGGCTGACCGTGCGAGCGACCGCGGCAGGCGTGTGGCACCGGCTCCGGGGGCGGCGGACCCCGCGTCAGCTGGAGGCGGCGCGACGGTAG
- a CDS encoding VOC family protein: MIGTLRTVVLDAPDIRRLAAFYTALGGWTERYTDDEWIGLQTGDGWRIAIQSSPDHVPPRWPDPERPQQAHLDLRVPDLAAGAARAVELGATPLRENENWHTLADPAGHPFDLCLFPANPEPTLMGVMLDCPDAKELSGFYAELLGKPVTYSGDGMAMIGEEGAQPIMFQQVADYRAPRWPDPAYPQQFHLDVTVDDVEVAEQGALRLGATRLPEEGENWRVYTDPAGKPFCLCWD, from the coding sequence ATGATCGGCACGCTGCGCACGGTGGTGCTCGACGCACCGGACATCCGGCGACTGGCCGCGTTCTACACCGCCCTCGGCGGGTGGACCGAGCGGTACACGGACGACGAGTGGATCGGCCTGCAGACCGGCGACGGGTGGCGGATCGCGATCCAGAGCAGCCCGGACCACGTACCCCCGCGATGGCCCGACCCGGAACGGCCGCAACAGGCCCACCTGGATCTGCGCGTGCCCGACCTCGCCGCCGGCGCGGCACGGGCGGTGGAGCTGGGCGCCACCCCGCTGCGCGAGAACGAGAACTGGCACACCCTGGCCGATCCGGCCGGCCACCCGTTCGACCTGTGCCTGTTCCCGGCGAACCCGGAGCCGACGCTGATGGGCGTCATGCTGGACTGCCCGGACGCGAAGGAGCTGAGCGGGTTCTACGCCGAGCTGCTGGGGAAGCCGGTCACGTATTCGGGCGACGGCATGGCGATGATCGGCGAAGAGGGCGCGCAGCCGATCATGTTCCAGCAGGTGGCGGATTATCGGGCGCCGCGGTGGCCGGACCCGGCGTATCCGCAGCAGTTCCACCTGGATGTGACGGTTGATGACGTCGAGGTCGCGGAGCAGGGGGCGCTGAGGCTGGGTGCGACGAGGCTCCCCGAGGAGGGGGAGAATTGGCGGGTTTACACCGATCCGGCGGGAAAGCCGTTCTGCCTCTGCTGGGACTGA
- a CDS encoding alkaline phosphatase → MQVRTVRWLAAPVVAGMVAAAGLSLVNPVTEAGAGKPRPPAVKNVIFINGDGMAAAHREAARLYYAGLDGQLTMDRLPVSGQLTTSPDDPESAITDSAAGASAWATGVATYNGAISVDPDGNPLPVLGAEAKRAGKATGLVTTAQVTDASPAAFFSNSLDRAAQDDIARQYLEASKPDVILGGGEDWWLPAGTPGAYPDQPAEDPTEGSRGTKGNLIAQARAAGYRYVSTPAQLASAGRGKLLGLFANQEMFQQRAEGEGDVYDPVVSLSTMTKKALENLSTDRDGFFLLVEEEAVDEFAHRNNARRTLQAMGELDRAVAVARAYAANHRDTLVVVTGDHETGGLAVEDVDADDESVAEDGPFPVKGTGFEFFIDWTTDGHTGQDVPVTAFGPYAERFTGKHPNTYVHEVLQPLLTS, encoded by the coding sequence ATGCAGGTTCGCACTGTGCGCTGGCTCGCGGCGCCGGTCGTGGCGGGAATGGTGGCGGCCGCCGGGCTCAGCCTGGTCAACCCGGTGACCGAGGCCGGCGCGGGGAAGCCGAGACCACCCGCGGTCAAGAACGTCATCTTCATCAACGGGGACGGCATGGCCGCCGCCCACCGCGAGGCCGCCCGCCTCTACTACGCCGGTCTCGACGGGCAACTCACGATGGACCGGCTCCCGGTCTCCGGCCAGCTCACCACCAGCCCGGACGACCCGGAATCGGCGATCACCGACTCGGCGGCCGGGGCGAGCGCGTGGGCGACCGGCGTGGCCACCTACAACGGCGCGATAAGCGTCGACCCGGACGGCAACCCGCTGCCGGTCCTGGGCGCGGAGGCGAAACGGGCCGGCAAGGCGACCGGGCTGGTGACCACCGCGCAGGTCACCGACGCGAGTCCGGCGGCGTTCTTCTCGAACTCACTCGACCGCGCGGCGCAGGACGACATCGCCAGGCAGTACCTCGAGGCCTCCAAGCCAGACGTCATCCTCGGCGGCGGCGAGGACTGGTGGCTGCCGGCCGGCACCCCGGGCGCCTACCCGGACCAGCCCGCCGAGGACCCCACCGAGGGCAGCCGGGGCACCAAGGGCAACCTGATCGCGCAGGCGCGGGCCGCCGGCTACCGATACGTCTCCACGCCCGCCCAGCTGGCCTCCGCCGGGCGGGGCAAACTGCTCGGCCTCTTCGCCAACCAGGAGATGTTCCAGCAGCGGGCCGAGGGCGAGGGCGACGTCTACGACCCGGTGGTCAGCCTCTCCACGATGACGAAGAAGGCCCTGGAGAACCTCTCCACCGACCGGGACGGTTTCTTCCTGCTGGTCGAGGAGGAGGCGGTCGACGAGTTCGCGCACCGCAACAACGCCCGCCGTACCCTGCAGGCGATGGGTGAGCTCGACAGGGCGGTCGCGGTGGCCCGGGCGTACGCCGCCAACCACCGGGACACCCTGGTCGTGGTGACCGGCGACCACGAGACCGGCGGCCTGGCCGTCGAGGACGTGGACGCCGACGACGAGTCGGTCGCCGAGGACGGGCCGTTCCCGGTCAAGGGCACCGGCTTCGAGTTCTTCATCGACTGGACGACCGACGGTCACACCGGCCAGGACGTCCCGGTCACCGCGTTCGGCCCGTACGCCGAGCGGTTCACCGGCAAGCACCCGAACACGTATGTGCACGAAGTCCTTCAACCCCTTCTGACGTCATAG